The proteins below are encoded in one region of Silene latifolia isolate original U9 population chromosome 2, ASM4854445v1, whole genome shotgun sequence:
- the LOC141642392 gene encoding F-box/FBD/LRR-repeat protein At5g56420-like, translated as MWYPSSSTNCRRLSSFLLHDYQTNYLHGFLLHDYQTISGAIFISETSHTKGILHFVIASCCSSKQGKQMRTIEPRKHKCSSEYRDRLSEMPDDVIVHILSYLPTVDAVRTMLFRPFGNLWTLLPTLNFEVEEVLNKLIPDGIWTNNDVGRFYIFIRNVLTLHKGPFIDKFRLDLGWYYEGERREAVDDIRMWWRFGLDKQAKEIYFSDVTYEFFESFDFPNFTSQSLVTLELCNCSIDPQLQVNLGSLKKLILCEMNMCEEGFSQFICGCPSLQELRIVEPYYIKNLSFTAPNIRKLSLVLVENEYDDDDNWLLDFPNLKTLDLALDRIPDVINVSSVRDVYLKELLFHMDDMNKPIMFRIFLEKFSCSEVFQLSPDASEPFLHSIYFSRLLRIRWTRVVLGLRVFCQSCLLGFYKLMRSSKHLEDLIIHTTTQLTHRSLCNTPNSQGFHARTDLPPIELPDPCVMPKLKTITLHGYAKPWKHQLQLIEFLLKSAPVLEKLVIVPNQCGLTAVEKLDFVTHVSSFQRSSPSARALCL; from the exons ATGTGGTATCCTTCGTCATCCACCAACTGCAGAAGATTGAGCTCCTTCTTGCTCCATGACTATCAAACCAACTACCTCCACGGATTCTTGCTCCACGACTATCAAACCATCTCTGGCGCCATTTTTATTTCCGAGACATCCCATACAAAGGGAATCCTTCACTTTGTGATTGCGTCGTGTTGCTCATCTAAACAAG gtaaacaaatgagaacTATCGAACCTCGAAAGCATAAGTGTTCTTCAGAGTACCGTGATAGGTTGAGTGAAATGCCGGATGATGTAATTGTTCATATTCTTTCTTATTTGCCCACTGTCGATGCTGTTAGAACTATGTTGTTTCGTCCATTTGGAAACCTTTGGACTTTGCTTCCTACTCTTAACTTCGAAGTTGAAGAAGTCCTCAATAAGTTGATTCCGGATGGTATATGGACAAATAATGATGTTGGGCGATTCTACATTTTTATCCGCAATGTGTTGACTCTTCATAAAGGACCCTTCATTGATAAATTTCGTCTTGATTTAGGGTGGTATTATGAGGGCGAAAGAAGGGAGGCTGTTGATGATATAAGAATGTGGTGGAGGTTTGGTTTGGATAAACAGGCAAAGGAAATATATTTCTCTGATGTTACTTATGAGTTCTTTGAGAGTTTCGACTTCCCAAATTTCACAAGTCAATCACTTGTTACACTTGAACTCTGCAACTGCAGTATCGATCCCCAACTTCAAGTGAACTTGGGATCTCTAAAGAAGCTTATACTTTGCGAAATGAATATGTGTGAGGAGGGATTCAGTCAATTTATTTGTGGATGTCCTTCTTTACAAGAATTACGTATTGTGGAACCTTATTATATAAAGAATTTGAGCTTTACTGCTCCAAACATTCGCAAATTATCTCTTGTCCTTGTAGAAAAcgaatatgatgatgatgataattggTTGTTGGATTTCCCCAATCTTAAAACTTTGGATTTGGCACTAGATCGGATACCAGATGTCATCAATGTTTCATCTGTTCGAGATGTCTACCTCAAAGAGCTGTTGTTTCATATGGATGATATGAATAAACCTATAATGTTTAGAATATTTTTGGAGAAGTTCTCATGCAGTGAAGTTTTCCAATTATCACCTGACGCTTCTGAG CCATTTCTCCATTCGATATACTTTTCGCGTCTCTTACGAATCAGATGGACGCGTGTAGTGTTGGGATTAAGGGTATTCTGTCAAAGCTGCCTCTTGGGCTTCTACAAATTGATGAGAAGTTCAAAACACTTGGAAGATCTCATTATACATACAACCACACAGCTAACTCATAGAAGTTTATGCAATACTCCTAATAGTCAGGGTTTTCATGCTCGTACTGACTTACCTCCTATAGAGCTTCCTGATCCTTGTGTGATGCCAAAACTGAAGACCATCACCCTCCATGGCTATGCAAAACCTTGGAAACATCAGCTTCAACTAATAGAATTCTTGCTCAAAAGTGCCCCAGTCTTGGAGAAACTGGTAATTGTTCCGAACCAGTGTGGATTAACAGCGGTGGAGAAGCTGGATTTTGTTACGCATGTGTCGAGCTTCCAGAGGTCTTCACCGAGTGCCAGAGCACTCTGTCTTTGA